One window from the genome of Kaistia defluvii encodes:
- the xth gene encoding exodeoxyribonuclease III: MKIATFNINGVNGRLPVLLRWLEKASPDVACLQELKAPDERFPRREIEKAGYGAIWQGQKSWNGVAILAKGRDPLVTRRGLPGDVDDAQSRYLEAAIEGILVGCLYLPNGNPAPGPKFDYKLRWIQRLTTYAEELLELDIPVVLAGDYNIIPTDLDVYKPERWRRDALFRPEVREAFKALTEEGWVDALRTLHPDERLYTFWDYFRNAWGRDAGLRLDHFLLSPSVAHRLSAAGVDKPVRGWDKTSDHAPAWIELADAEG; encoded by the coding sequence ATGAAGATCGCGACTTTCAACATCAATGGTGTCAATGGACGATTGCCGGTGCTTCTTCGCTGGCTCGAAAAAGCGTCGCCCGACGTCGCCTGCCTGCAGGAGCTGAAGGCGCCGGACGAACGGTTTCCACGGCGCGAGATCGAGAAGGCGGGCTATGGCGCGATCTGGCAGGGCCAGAAGAGCTGGAACGGCGTCGCGATCCTCGCCAAGGGCCGCGATCCCCTGGTGACGCGACGCGGGCTTCCCGGCGATGTCGACGATGCCCAGTCCCGATATCTCGAGGCGGCTATCGAGGGCATTCTGGTCGGATGCCTCTATCTGCCAAACGGCAATCCCGCCCCCGGGCCGAAGTTCGACTACAAGCTGCGCTGGATCCAGCGCCTGACGACCTATGCGGAAGAACTGCTCGAACTCGATATCCCGGTCGTGCTCGCCGGCGATTACAACATCATTCCGACTGATCTCGACGTGTACAAGCCGGAGCGCTGGCGCAGGGATGCGCTGTTTCGCCCAGAGGTGAGAGAGGCCTTCAAGGCCCTGACGGAGGAAGGCTGGGTCGACGCGTTGCGGACGCTCCATCCCGATGAACGGCTCTACACCTTCTGGGACTATTTCCGTAACGCCTGGGGCCGGGACGCGGGCCTGCGGCTGGACCACTTTCTGCTGTCCCCTTCGGTCGCCCATCGCCTCAGCGCCGCGGGCGTGGATAAGCCCGTTCGCGGCTGGGACAAGACGAGCGACCACGCACCGGCATGGATCGAACTGGCGGATGCCGAGGGTTAG